The Terriglobales bacterium genome contains a region encoding:
- a CDS encoding glucosaminidase domain-containing protein, protein MTSEEFLRQAAEAARASSAASGFPPGVTVAQAALESAWGRSRLATEANNYFGIKVHGGMPSIALPTVEIVAAAPVRVVARFARYASMADCFHDRDAILARVPLYAEARAASADPEAFTRALAKRWATDPQYADKVLAIYRTHRLDALDR, encoded by the coding sequence ATGACCAGCGAAGAGTTCCTGCGGCAGGCGGCGGAGGCCGCGCGCGCCAGCTCCGCCGCCAGCGGCTTCCCGCCCGGCGTCACGGTCGCGCAGGCGGCGCTCGAGTCGGCGTGGGGACGGTCGCGCCTCGCCACCGAGGCAAACAATTACTTCGGCATCAAGGTGCACGGCGGCATGCCGTCGATCGCGCTGCCGACCGTCGAGATCGTGGCGGCGGCGCCGGTGCGCGTGGTCGCGCGCTTCGCGCGCTACGCCTCGATGGCAGACTGCTTCCACGACCGCGACGCCATCCTCGCGCGCGTCCCGCTCTACGCCGAGGCGCGCGCCGCCTCCGCCGATCCCGAAGCCTTCACGCGCGCCCTCGCGAAGCGCTGGGCCACCGACCCGCAGTACGCCGACAAAGTGCTCGCCATCTATCGCACGCATCGGCTGGATGCGCTCGACCGCTAA
- a CDS encoding YjzC family protein, with product MERDTFRPGEAAPESGMYRVLHHAHRMPHDVTIEAGSHFPRCTRCDDRVRFVYLQEVHFLRDDYDFRPAKKAANGR from the coding sequence ATGGAACGCGATACCTTCAGGCCGGGCGAGGCAGCGCCGGAATCGGGCATGTACCGCGTGCTGCACCACGCGCACCGCATGCCGCACGACGTGACGATCGAAGCGGGCTCGCACTTTCCGCGGTGCACGCGCTGCGACGACCGCGTGCGCTTCGTCTACCTCCAGGAAGTGCACTTCCTGCGCGATGATTACGACTTCCGCCCCGCCAAGAAAGCCGCCAACGGCCGCTAG